One part of the Trueperaceae bacterium genome encodes these proteins:
- a CDS encoding c-type cytochrome — MPDPMRRGGALLLLLALLLTVVATNSGLRVRAQGAGERPAQRLGRQVFERSCSICHGQEGGGRIGPPLDGNLNLARSDYVTAIILQGRDGMPAFHDELTQAEIAAVANYVRSAWGNDFTGEPSDDPAAAIQEAGAEASEPTGLLVAQWWADATEGAELYRQICARCHGEDGGGGFGPPLLRNENLGDAQYVAGKILHGQGGMPAFEGLLEVEQIASVAGYVREEFGGGLEPIGVDLVASLTSSASVPGRLRVSVFPGSARLSIVGPDRFVRFASSSAARSGPVTLDGLLPGIYTVTATGDTYGPLVTEAEVVPLHETTLRLNLRAAVAEENGAAVSVQVTSAFSGQAATHPAGILYRRSCAMCHGPQGGGGVGPPLAGNSTLQNVDFVLERILHGTSVMPAFADRLAPEQIAAIATFERTSWGNSFGPVEVSQVLSVGTGEATPQTAPPDSIDSGDEIYEEYCAACHGGRGFGAVGPRLDGNVSLADLPYTVSRIVMGGGGMPSFHGVLSTAEMAQVASFIREAWGNE, encoded by the coding sequence GTGCCCGACCCGATGAGACGGGGCGGCGCGCTCCTCCTGCTGCTGGCGCTCCTGCTGACGGTCGTAGCCACCAACAGCGGACTGCGGGTCCGGGCGCAGGGGGCCGGCGAACGGCCAGCCCAACGGCTGGGGCGACAGGTCTTCGAGCGTTCGTGCTCGATCTGTCACGGGCAGGAGGGCGGAGGCCGCATCGGTCCGCCCCTCGACGGCAACCTGAACCTCGCGCGTTCCGACTACGTAACCGCCATCATCCTGCAGGGCCGGGACGGCATGCCGGCCTTCCATGACGAATTGACGCAAGCCGAGATCGCGGCCGTGGCGAACTACGTGAGAAGCGCCTGGGGCAACGACTTCACCGGTGAGCCGAGCGACGATCCCGCTGCCGCCATCCAGGAGGCAGGGGCCGAGGCTTCGGAACCGACCGGCCTGCTGGTCGCCCAGTGGTGGGCGGACGCCACCGAAGGCGCGGAACTGTACCGGCAGATATGCGCTCGCTGTCACGGGGAGGATGGAGGCGGAGGCTTCGGTCCGCCGCTGCTGCGGAACGAGAATCTGGGTGACGCCCAATACGTGGCCGGCAAGATACTCCATGGACAGGGGGGCATGCCGGCGTTCGAGGGGCTGCTCGAAGTGGAGCAGATCGCCAGCGTCGCCGGTTACGTCCGCGAGGAGTTCGGGGGCGGACTCGAACCGATCGGCGTCGACCTGGTCGCCTCGTTGACGAGCAGCGCCTCCGTGCCCGGAAGGCTCAGGGTCTCGGTCTTCCCCGGCAGCGCCCGTCTATCGATCGTGGGACCCGACAGGTTCGTTCGCTTCGCATCGAGCAGCGCAGCGCGCAGCGGGCCCGTCACTCTCGATGGCCTGCTTCCCGGCATCTACACGGTCACCGCCACCGGCGATACCTACGGGCCGCTCGTTACGGAGGCCGAGGTAGTGCCGCTGCACGAGACGACGCTGAGGCTCAACCTACGGGCCGCCGTCGCCGAGGAGAACGGTGCCGCGGTCAGCGTTCAGGTGACCTCGGCTTTCTCGGGACAGGCGGCCACCCACCCTGCCGGCATCCTCTACCGCCGCTCCTGCGCCATGTGCCACGGACCGCAGGGCGGTGGCGGGGTGGGGCCGCCCCTGGCAGGCAACTCGACCCTGCAGAACGTTGATTTCGTGCTGGAGCGGATCTTGCACGGGACGAGCGTCATGCCGGCGTTCGCCGACCGGCTCGCCCCCGAACAGATCGCCGCCATCGCGACCTTCGAACGAACGAGTTGGGGTAACTCGTTCGGCCCGGTCGAGGTCTCCCAGGTGCTGTCGGTCGGAACCGGCGAAGCCACGCCTCAGACGGCGCCGCCCGACAGTATCGACTCCGGAGACGAAATCTACGAGGAGTACTGCGCCGCATGTCACGGCGGCCGCGGGTTCGGTGCCGTGGGCCCACGACTCGACGGGAACGTCTCCCTGGCCGACCTGCCCTACACCGTCTCCCGCATCGTGATGGGAGGCGGCGGCATGCCCTCCTTCCACGGCGTGCTCTCGACCGCCGAGATGGCCCAGGTCGCCAGCTTCATCCGGGAGGCGTGGGGCAACGAG
- a CDS encoding CHRD domain-containing protein — translation MRRSLSLLLIGTLALLVSACSPGVTPGAVEPNAISYALDPVAASGVDGIVTFEKMSDTETLVTIEVEGLDPGQTYPAHIHTGNYPDGPVYIPLTPVSGDTGTSVTMVTTDPNGVAVDYEFLVNYDGFVNVHAPAGSPILATGETGAGGNDVQVDL, via the coding sequence ATGAGAAGGAGTCTATCGCTCCTGCTGATCGGAACGCTCGCCTTGCTCGTCTCGGCCTGCAGCCCCGGGGTCACTCCCGGTGCAGTGGAGCCGAACGCCATCTCCTACGCGCTCGATCCGGTGGCCGCGTCGGGCGTCGACGGGATAGTGACGTTCGAGAAGATGTCCGACACCGAGACGCTGGTGACGATCGAGGTGGAGGGCCTCGACCCCGGGCAGACCTACCCTGCCCACATCCATACCGGCAACTATCCCGACGGTCCCGTATACATCCCGCTCACGCCTGTCTCGGGTGATACCGGCACAAGCGTGACGATGGTGACGACCGATCCGAACGGAGTGGCTGTCGACTACGAGTTCCTCGTGAACTACGACGGCTTCGTGAACGTCCATGCTCCAGCCGGCTCGCCGATCCTGGCTACCGGCGAAACCGGAGCCGGTGGCAACGACGTGCAGGTGGACCTGTAG
- the aguB gene encoding N-carbamoylputrescine amidase, which produces MAEVPGVGKPDSGADGAVRLAITQMSCSEVLEENLEKAEDLVRRAAAGGAQIVLLQELFENLYFPQLEREEMFELAHPVDEHPFLERFGALARELRVVLPVSFFESANQAYYNSLMMFDADGSRLGVYRKSHIPDGPGYEEKYYFNPGDSGFRTWRTSVGRIGVGICWDQWFPEAARIMALQGADLLLYPTAIGSEPVDAGGLDTRDMWQRVMIGHAVANCCYLGTSNRVGSEGDATFYGSSFICDPRGEKLVEAEKEGEGFLLADLDFGWARRFRAGFGFFRDRRPDLYRNLLTLDGSQE; this is translated from the coding sequence GTGGCTGAGGTGCCCGGAGTCGGCAAGCCCGACAGTGGCGCCGATGGCGCGGTGCGACTGGCGATAACGCAGATGTCGTGCTCCGAGGTGCTCGAGGAGAACCTCGAGAAGGCCGAGGACCTCGTGCGCCGGGCGGCCGCCGGGGGAGCGCAGATCGTGCTCCTCCAGGAGCTCTTCGAGAACCTCTACTTCCCGCAGCTCGAGCGCGAGGAGATGTTCGAGCTGGCCCACCCGGTGGACGAGCACCCGTTCCTCGAACGCTTCGGCGCCCTCGCCCGCGAACTGCGGGTGGTGCTCCCCGTCTCCTTCTTCGAGAGCGCCAACCAGGCCTACTACAACAGCCTGATGATGTTCGATGCCGACGGATCGAGGTTGGGGGTCTACCGCAAGAGCCACATCCCCGACGGGCCCGGTTACGAGGAGAAGTACTACTTCAACCCGGGCGACAGCGGCTTCAGGACCTGGCGCACCTCGGTGGGCCGGATAGGCGTGGGTATCTGCTGGGACCAGTGGTTCCCCGAGGCGGCGCGGATAATGGCCCTCCAAGGGGCCGATCTGCTCCTCTATCCCACCGCGATCGGCAGCGAGCCGGTGGACGCGGGGGGCCTCGATACCCGCGACATGTGGCAGCGGGTGATGATCGGTCATGCGGTGGCGAACTGCTGCTACCTGGGGACTTCGAACCGTGTGGGCAGCGAGGGTGACGCGACCTTCTACGGCTCCTCGTTCATCTGCGATCCCCGCGGGGAGAAGTTGGTGGAGGCAGAGAAGGAGGGCGAAGGCTTCCTCCTCGCCGACCTCGACTTCGGCTGGGCGAGGCGCTTCCGGGCAGGTTTCGGCTTCTTCCGAGACCGGCGGCCCGACCTCTACCGCAATCTTCTGACCCTGGACGGCAGCCAGGAGTAG
- a CDS encoding agmatine deiminase family protein, translating to MNRHSPKSPFELGYRMPPEWEEHEATWVSWPFDDALWEGYLEPVRENVAGLVATILRFEPVWLNVRDRESEDDARRRLEAAGADLARLRFNRLPLNDAWFRDNGPLFVRNREGEVAMVDWVFNAWGEKYEPWDADDAAPVAVAKELGMKRFEVPIVLEGGALELNGQGVCLTTRSCLLSQHRNPEMTQDEYERVLHEQLGVMHVCWLEGGLKDDHTDGHIDTIIRFSDDHTVLCAVEEDESDPNYGTLRHNRQLLENMRDHQGKPLEVVELPLPRKKPVLEGKRLPLTYANFYVGNGFVAVPTYGDENDERALEIIRRHFPGREVIGLDAQGLITGGGAFHCITQQQPAGEVARG from the coding sequence ATGAACCGACATTCCCCGAAGAGCCCCTTCGAACTCGGCTACCGTATGCCCCCGGAGTGGGAGGAGCACGAGGCCACCTGGGTCTCGTGGCCGTTCGACGACGCCCTCTGGGAGGGGTACCTGGAGCCGGTTCGGGAGAACGTGGCCGGGCTGGTCGCCACCATCCTGCGCTTCGAGCCGGTGTGGCTGAACGTCCGCGACCGGGAGAGCGAGGATGACGCCCGGCGCAGACTCGAAGCGGCCGGGGCCGACCTCGCGCGGCTGCGCTTCAACCGTCTGCCGCTCAACGACGCCTGGTTCCGCGACAACGGTCCTCTCTTCGTGCGAAACAGGGAGGGCGAGGTCGCCATGGTCGACTGGGTCTTCAACGCCTGGGGCGAGAAGTACGAGCCGTGGGATGCCGATGACGCGGCACCCGTCGCGGTGGCGAAGGAGCTCGGGATGAAGCGTTTCGAGGTACCGATCGTCCTGGAGGGGGGCGCGCTCGAGCTCAACGGCCAGGGGGTCTGCCTCACCACCCGCTCCTGCCTCCTCTCCCAGCACCGCAATCCCGAGATGACCCAGGACGAGTATGAGAGGGTGTTGCACGAGCAACTCGGAGTGATGCACGTCTGCTGGCTCGAGGGCGGCTTGAAGGACGACCATACCGACGGGCACATCGATACGATCATCCGATTCAGCGACGACCACACGGTGCTGTGCGCCGTCGAGGAGGACGAGTCCGACCCGAACTACGGGACGCTGCGGCACAACCGACAGCTGCTCGAGAACATGCGGGATCATCAGGGCAAGCCGCTGGAGGTCGTGGAGTTGCCGTTGCCACGCAAGAAGCCGGTACTGGAAGGCAAGAGGTTGCCGCTGACCTACGCCAACTTCTACGTCGGCAACGGCTTCGTGGCCGTTCCCACTTACGGGGACGAGAACGACGAGCGGGCGCTAGAGATCATCCGCCGGCACTTCCCGGGACGGGAGGTCATCGGCCTCGACGCCCAGGGACTCATCACCGGGGGCGGCGCCTTCCACTGCATCACCCAGCAGCAGCCGGCCGGTGAGGTAGCCCGTGGCTGA
- the speA gene encoding biosynthetic arginine decarboxylase, with amino-acid sequence MATKAPLAPFRRSELEDLYHLSNWGSSYFEAAEDGNLQVVIGGESVSLPGIVESLRSEGHALPVVLRFPQIIEDRIERINGVFARAISESGYRGRYQGVFPIKVNQRRVVVETVAEYGTRFGTGLEAGSKAELALILVQDIHEDALIQCNGFKDDDFVRLALWGRKLGKNVIITLEKHGELERVLRISREMGVRPAIGARFKLHAKGAGQWEASGGDDAKFGLTAAELIDVANRLKAEGLGDALVMLHCHVGSQLTDIRRIRVAVREAAQAYVDLQKLGTGVSYLNVGGGLAVDYDGSKTSYYVSGNYGLQEYADTVVYAILETCDEVEAPHPTIVSESGRALTAHHAVLVIPVIDAIGPTLNSVELPPLEGEVHSLVRDMREILEDVTVKTYREAYNEAVSNKETMHNLFDLGYLTLLERAHIENLYYRILKRVSKVIESLDYVPEEFETLPRVLADQYVCNFSLFQSLPDTWAIQAMFPIMPIHRLNERPERNATLVDITCDSDGKIEKFIDLRDVKNVLPVHALRRGEPYYLGIFLTGAYQDVLGNAHNLFGRVNEAHIRIEAGEWRLERFVRGQKSRRVIENMGYEAPDLHRWLQETIEEAEGGSRLTAAEAQKLTALYDAELVGYTYLEEVG; translated from the coding sequence TTGGCAACCAAGGCACCTCTCGCCCCCTTCCGCCGTTCAGAACTGGAAGACCTCTACCACCTCTCCAACTGGGGCAGCAGCTACTTCGAAGCCGCTGAGGACGGCAACCTCCAGGTGGTCATCGGCGGCGAGAGCGTTTCGCTTCCGGGCATCGTCGAAAGCCTGCGTAGCGAGGGCCACGCCCTGCCGGTGGTCCTCCGCTTCCCGCAGATAATCGAGGACCGTATCGAACGGATCAACGGCGTCTTCGCCCGGGCGATCAGTGAATCAGGGTACCGGGGAAGGTACCAGGGCGTCTTCCCCATCAAGGTGAACCAGCGGCGGGTGGTGGTCGAGACGGTGGCCGAGTACGGCACCCGTTTCGGCACCGGCCTCGAGGCCGGCTCCAAGGCGGAACTCGCGCTCATCCTGGTCCAGGACATCCACGAGGATGCCCTCATCCAGTGCAACGGCTTCAAGGACGATGACTTCGTGCGGCTCGCACTGTGGGGCCGGAAGCTGGGAAAGAACGTCATCATCACCCTCGAGAAGCATGGCGAGCTCGAGCGGGTGCTGCGGATCAGCCGTGAGATGGGGGTGCGCCCGGCGATCGGGGCCCGCTTCAAGCTCCACGCCAAGGGGGCCGGTCAGTGGGAGGCGTCGGGCGGTGACGACGCCAAGTTCGGCCTCACCGCCGCGGAGCTCATCGACGTGGCCAACCGGCTCAAGGCCGAGGGGCTCGGCGACGCCCTGGTCATGCTCCACTGTCACGTGGGCTCGCAGCTCACCGATATCCGGCGGATCAGAGTCGCGGTTCGTGAGGCGGCTCAGGCCTACGTCGACCTGCAGAAGCTGGGCACCGGCGTGAGCTACCTGAACGTGGGCGGCGGTCTGGCGGTCGACTACGACGGCTCCAAGACCAGCTACTACGTGAGCGGGAACTACGGCCTCCAGGAGTACGCCGACACCGTCGTCTACGCGATACTGGAGACGTGCGACGAGGTGGAGGCGCCCCACCCGACGATCGTGAGCGAGTCGGGGCGGGCTCTCACCGCTCACCATGCGGTACTGGTGATCCCCGTGATCGACGCCATCGGGCCCACGCTCAACTCGGTCGAACTGCCCCCTCTCGAGGGCGAGGTCCACTCGCTCGTCCGCGACATGCGGGAGATCCTCGAGGACGTGACCGTCAAGACATACCGCGAGGCGTACAACGAGGCCGTTTCCAACAAGGAGACGATGCACAACCTGTTCGACCTCGGCTACCTGACGCTACTCGAGCGCGCCCACATCGAGAACCTCTACTACCGGATCCTCAAGCGGGTTTCGAAGGTCATCGAGTCCCTCGACTACGTGCCCGAGGAGTTCGAGACGCTGCCGCGGGTGCTGGCCGACCAGTACGTCTGCAACTTCAGCCTCTTCCAGAGCCTGCCCGACACCTGGGCGATCCAGGCGATGTTCCCGATAATGCCGATCCACCGGCTCAACGAACGGCCCGAACGCAACGCCACGCTGGTGGACATCACCTGCGACTCGGACGGCAAGATCGAGAAGTTCATCGACCTGCGAGACGTCAAGAACGTGCTGCCGGTGCATGCTCTCAGGCGCGGTGAACCGTACTACCTGGGTATCTTCCTCACCGGCGCCTATCAGGACGTCCTGGGCAACGCCCACAACCTGTTCGGGCGAGTGAACGAGGCTCATATCAGGATCGAGGCAGGCGAGTGGCGGCTCGAGCGGTTCGTCAGGGGCCAGAAGTCGCGGCGCGTGATCGAGAACATGGGGTACGAGGCGCCCGACCTCCACCGCTGGCTGCAGGAGACCATCGAGGAGGCGGAAGGCGGGAGCAGACTCACCGCCGCCGAGGCACAGAAGCTGACCGCCCTCTACGACGCGGAGCTCGTGGGCTATACCTACCTGGAAGAGGTGGGCTGA
- a CDS encoding sensor histidine kinase — MNQVPFFDRISTRLTLLILVVVAVLAAAATILLVRGFNLAGSGLPAVDAVPRDELNAIIRGTVINLVAVFLFTLVAATVFSRSLLIEPIMSLVKGTGELAEGNLGVTLPVTSKSELGMLAEAFNTMSLRLAERTRELTDSNEALRLSEERHLETLALLEQRVRERTAELEALLERVHEQAALEERQHLARELHDSVSQALYGILLGTNAAQRQLEGDPVAAASALSYVEGLAQAGIAEMRALIFELRPESLEQEGLSGALSKQLDALEARHDLETETRIAGEPKLPLATKQVLYRVAQEAFHNTVKHARARRVELRLAWDENRLVLEVADDGQGFDPGQEFPGHLGLRSMQERVERLGGTLEIDSRPGGGTRVTASIPMPAGANGGKQ; from the coding sequence ATGAACCAGGTTCCCTTCTTCGATCGCATCTCCACCCGCCTTACGCTGCTGATCCTCGTCGTGGTGGCGGTACTCGCGGCGGCCGCCACCATCCTTCTGGTGCGCGGTTTCAACCTCGCAGGCTCGGGCCTTCCCGCCGTCGACGCGGTGCCCCGCGACGAGCTCAATGCCATCATCCGCGGAACCGTCATCAACCTCGTGGCGGTGTTCCTCTTCACCCTGGTGGCGGCAACGGTGTTCTCGCGGAGCCTCCTCATCGAACCGATAATGTCGCTCGTCAAGGGCACCGGCGAGCTGGCCGAAGGCAACCTGGGCGTCACCCTGCCGGTGACCTCCAAGAGCGAACTGGGGATGCTGGCAGAGGCGTTCAACACTATGTCGCTTAGGCTGGCCGAGAGAACCCGCGAACTGACCGACTCGAACGAAGCCCTGCGACTCTCGGAGGAGAGGCACCTCGAGACGCTGGCCCTGCTGGAGCAGCGGGTCCGCGAGCGAACCGCCGAACTGGAGGCGCTGCTCGAGCGAGTGCATGAACAGGCGGCGCTAGAGGAGCGCCAGCACCTGGCGCGTGAGCTGCACGATTCGGTCTCCCAGGCCCTATACGGGATCCTGCTCGGCACGAACGCGGCCCAACGTCAGCTGGAGGGAGACCCGGTCGCCGCCGCCTCGGCCCTCTCCTACGTCGAAGGGTTGGCCCAGGCCGGCATCGCCGAGATGCGCGCCCTGATCTTCGAGCTACGGCCCGAGTCGCTCGAGCAGGAGGGGCTTAGCGGCGCGTTGAGCAAGCAACTCGACGCCCTGGAAGCGCGCCACGACCTCGAGACGGAGACCCGCATCGCGGGCGAACCGAAACTGCCGCTGGCCACGAAGCAGGTGCTCTATCGGGTAGCCCAGGAGGCGTTCCACAACACCGTCAAGCACGCCAGGGCGAGGCGGGTGGAGTTGCGACTCGCCTGGGACGAGAACCGACTCGTCCTCGAGGTCGCCGACGACGGCCAGGGTTTCGATCCCGGCCAGGAGTTCCCGGGTCACCTGGGACTCCGGTCGATGCAGGAGCGGGTGGAGCGGTTGGGTGGGACGCTCGAGATAGACAGCCGCCCGGGCGGCGGCACCAGGGTGACCGCGAGCATCCCGATGCCCGCCGGGGCCAACGGGGGCAAGCAGTGA
- a CDS encoding response regulator transcription factor yields MEDAPLGTPNEIRLLLVDDHTVVRQGLKMVLSLEPDLLVVGEAADGREALDRIAETEPDVVLMDLLMPVMNGVEAIRAIKRDTPDIEVVALTSVLEDKLVIEAVEAGATGYLLKDTGPDVLVAAIRAAHRGEVHLDPKAKKRLVREVRTPEMRESLTARETEILRLVARGFANKEIAKELRVSEVTVKTHVSSILSKLGLQSRTQAALFALKEGLVGLD; encoded by the coding sequence GTGGAAGACGCCCCCCTGGGAACCCCGAACGAGATCCGGCTCCTGCTGGTCGACGACCACACCGTCGTCCGCCAGGGACTGAAGATGGTGCTGTCGCTCGAACCGGACCTACTGGTGGTCGGGGAAGCCGCCGACGGCCGCGAGGCGCTCGACCGGATCGCCGAAACGGAGCCGGATGTCGTCCTCATGGACCTCCTCATGCCGGTGATGAACGGCGTAGAGGCCATCCGCGCGATAAAGCGCGATACGCCCGACATCGAGGTCGTAGCACTCACCAGCGTCCTCGAGGACAAGCTGGTTATCGAGGCGGTCGAAGCGGGGGCTACCGGCTACCTGCTCAAGGACACCGGACCCGACGTCCTCGTCGCCGCCATCCGCGCCGCTCACCGGGGCGAGGTGCACCTCGACCCGAAGGCGAAGAAGCGCCTCGTGCGGGAGGTTCGCACCCCCGAGATGCGCGAGTCGCTCACCGCCCGGGAAACGGAGATCCTCCGCCTCGTGGCTCGGGGTTTCGCCAACAAGGAGATCGCGAAGGAACTGCGCGTCTCAGAGGTGACGGTGAAGACCCACGTGTCGAGCATCCTCTCCAAACTGGGCCTGCAGAGCCGCACCCAGGCAGCGCTCTTCGCCCTGAAGGAGGGTCTGGTGGGACTCGACTGA
- a CDS encoding CDP-alcohol phosphatidyltransferase family protein, producing the protein MAPLDQHGVRGYLVHAYTASTLLFVAVAMQSILEERYQLALLAMAATVIIDATDGTMARRYRVAETARRIQGELLDNIVDFLSYVGLPALFLLHADMLLAPATLWVALVMLASAFGFSRTDAKIAGKGFFVGFPSYWNIVIFYLWMLDTPPSLNTGLLLLLASSVLVPIRFLYITRLTRWRMLHLVLGGLWGVACIVALLLPDGPIRDVLLYGSLSYVVFYLVHSLMEDARDRRDARRSSPRGEH; encoded by the coding sequence ATGGCCCCACTCGACCAGCACGGGGTGCGCGGCTACCTGGTTCACGCCTATACCGCATCCACCCTCCTCTTCGTCGCCGTTGCGATGCAGTCCATCCTCGAGGAACGCTACCAACTCGCGCTCCTGGCGATGGCAGCGACGGTCATAATCGACGCCACCGACGGCACCATGGCACGTCGCTACCGGGTTGCCGAGACCGCGCGGAGGATACAGGGAGAGCTGCTGGACAACATCGTCGACTTCCTGAGCTACGTGGGCCTGCCGGCGCTCTTCCTGCTGCACGCCGACATGCTCCTTGCCCCGGCTACCCTCTGGGTTGCGCTCGTCATGCTCGCCAGCGCCTTCGGCTTCTCCCGCACGGACGCCAAGATCGCCGGCAAGGGTTTCTTCGTGGGCTTCCCCTCGTACTGGAACATAGTCATCTTCTACCTGTGGATGCTGGATACACCCCCGTCGCTGAACACCGGGCTGCTGCTCCTCCTGGCCTCTTCCGTGCTGGTACCGATCCGCTTCCTCTACATCACCCGCCTCACCCGCTGGCGGATGCTCCACCTGGTCCTGGGCGGGCTGTGGGGCGTGGCCTGCATCGTCGCCCTGCTCCTTCCCGACGGCCCCATTCGCGACGTGCTCCTCTACGGCTCGCTGAGCTACGTCGTCTTCTACCTCGTGCACTCACTGATGGAGGACGCCAGGGACCGCCGAGATGCCCGTCGAAGCTCACCTCGGGGGGAGCACTGA
- a CDS encoding metallophosphoesterase, whose translation MVKERTRGTLPGLGRSALSLAAGAASLLLLRGLLEPYVLREEREIARVPNLPPTWQGRKLVLLSDLHVGMVGGATSTVRRAVERAVELRPAAVLIAGDFIHDSVGFIDQALELLTPLRDAQIPVYAVLGNHDYDLPTRDSGVDPGLADRLERALEAGGIEVLHNEAVELKASDDSLYLVGIGSHTARDDEPREALESLPEGAPRVVMMHHPASFDRLPAGSAPFAVAGHTHGGQVRLPLAPLLHYLTYKKELSVLVSGWVNSDRIKGYGREGNNLYVTRGIGCSVLPLRLFCLPELTVFTLTGCDGAVP comes from the coding sequence ATGGTGAAAGAGCGTACCAGGGGGACGCTACCAGGATTGGGGCGTTCGGCGCTGAGCCTGGCCGCCGGAGCTGCCTCGCTGCTGCTCCTCCGCGGCCTGCTCGAGCCGTACGTGCTGCGTGAAGAGCGAGAGATCGCGCGCGTTCCCAACCTCCCGCCTACCTGGCAAGGGCGGAAGCTGGTGTTGCTGAGCGACCTGCACGTGGGGATGGTCGGGGGAGCGACCAGCACCGTCAGACGAGCCGTGGAGCGGGCGGTGGAACTGCGCCCGGCGGCCGTGCTGATAGCCGGCGACTTCATCCACGACAGCGTAGGCTTCATCGACCAGGCGCTAGAGCTGCTCACTCCGCTGCGGGACGCTCAGATCCCGGTCTACGCCGTGCTGGGGAATCACGACTACGATCTGCCCACCAGGGATTCGGGCGTGGATCCAGGGCTGGCCGACCGCCTCGAACGAGCGCTTGAGGCCGGAGGGATCGAGGTGCTCCACAACGAGGCGGTGGAGCTCAAGGCGTCGGACGACAGCCTCTACCTGGTCGGGATCGGCTCGCACACGGCTCGGGACGACGAGCCCCGCGAGGCGCTCGAGTCACTTCCCGAGGGCGCCCCGAGGGTGGTGATGATGCATCACCCGGCCTCGTTCGACCGGCTGCCGGCGGGCTCCGCGCCCTTCGCGGTCGCCGGCCATACCCACGGCGGACAGGTCCGCCTGCCGCTTGCTCCGCTCCTCCACTACCTGACCTACAAGAAGGAGCTGAGCGTGCTCGTCTCGGGTTGGGTCAACAGCGACCGCATCAAGGGTTACGGCCGCGAGGGCAACAACCTCTACGTGACCCGCGGCATCGGTTGCAGTGTCCTTCCGCTGAGGCTGTTCTGCCTACCCGAGCTGACCGTTTTCACGCTCACGGGCTGCGACGGTGCCGTGCCGTGA
- a CDS encoding deoxyhypusine synthase, whose amino-acid sequence MDKRELLKNPVEHIDIKKVNVVPLVEAMGETAFQARNLARAARIADMMVRDEEAGIILTLAGSLVSAGQKGIILDMLRNDMVDAIVSTGANIVDQDFFEALGFRHWQGSPVADDNELRELMIDRIYDTYIDEEELRVCDDTVRQIADGLEPGTYSSREFIVEMGRYLVERDLGQDSIVRVAFEKNIPIFVPAFSDCSAGFGLVYHQVHNPRRHVAIDSVKDFRELTEIKVHQGVTGIFMLGGGVPKNFVQDIVVSAEFLGHEVEMHRYAVQLTVADERDGALSGSTLKEANSWGKVDLAWEQMVFGEITINLPLVAGYLYHKRGWEGRRPREYNRLFEKREGVAL is encoded by the coding sequence ATGGACAAGCGAGAGCTGCTCAAGAACCCCGTAGAACATATCGACATCAAGAAGGTGAACGTCGTCCCGTTGGTCGAGGCCATGGGGGAGACCGCCTTCCAGGCGCGGAACCTGGCGCGCGCGGCACGCATCGCCGACATGATGGTGCGCGACGAGGAGGCGGGGATCATCCTCACCCTGGCCGGCTCGCTCGTTTCGGCCGGCCAGAAGGGCATCATCCTCGACATGCTCCGTAACGACATGGTCGATGCCATCGTCTCGACCGGAGCCAACATCGTCGACCAGGACTTCTTCGAGGCCCTCGGTTTCCGCCACTGGCAGGGGAGCCCGGTTGCCGACGACAACGAGCTGCGCGAGCTGATGATCGACCGCATCTACGACACCTACATCGATGAAGAGGAGTTGCGGGTCTGCGATGACACCGTCAGGCAGATCGCCGACGGGCTCGAGCCCGGCACCTACAGCTCGCGCGAGTTCATCGTCGAGATGGGCCGCTACCTGGTCGAGCGCGACCTGGGCCAGGACAGCATCGTGCGGGTGGCATTCGAGAAGAACATCCCCATCTTCGTGCCAGCCTTCAGCGACTGTTCGGCCGGCTTCGGTCTCGTCTACCACCAGGTTCACAACCCTCGTCGACACGTTGCCATCGACTCGGTGAAGGACTTCCGCGAACTCACCGAGATCAAGGTCCATCAGGGCGTGACCGGTATCTTCATGCTGGGCGGTGGAGTGCCCAAGAACTTCGTTCAGGACATCGTCGTATCGGCCGAGTTCCTGGGTCACGAGGTGGAGATGCACCGCTACGCCGTGCAGTTGACGGTCGCCGACGAGAGAGACGGAGCGTTGTCGGGCTCGACGCTCAAGGAGGCCAACTCTTGGGGCAAGGTCGATCTCGCCTGGGAGCAGATGGTGTTCGGCGAGATCACCATCAACCTGCCGCTGGTGGCCGGCTACCTCTATCACAAGCGCGGCTGGGAAGGCCGGCGGCCCCGGGAGTACAACCGACTCTTCGAGAAGCGGGAGGGCGTCGCGCTCTGA